The following are from one region of the Myxococcales bacterium genome:
- a CDS encoding di-heme enzyme has translation MSTKSRARFALLVAVILASGCAPEEGTVEIPGFIETTFDGSASPPALVELGRHLFHDRRLSVNEARACATCHEQKKGFTDGFARSIGATLQVHPRNAPTLTNVVHRPLLNWRHPTPTSLEAQLLVPLLGTAPVEMGMDGLENELLSRLANEPTYQTLFAAAFPEPAPFGPGLISLERAAQAIAAFERTLVSDDSPFDRFRRGQPGALSEVAREGMAVFFGPRGGCGQCHNGPDLDRTSTQVTDPPGYFNVGLYDLDGAGAYPAGNQGLVEATGVASDMGRFRVPTLRNVAVTGPYFHDGSTSSLRQAIQIHLDGGRWVPEGPRAGDGRMNPLRDPRLAPRILSARELWALEVFLRHVTDEGFLTNPAFADPWPSR, from the coding sequence GTGAGCACGAAGAGTCGTGCGCGGTTCGCGCTCCTCGTGGCCGTGATCCTGGCTTCCGGCTGCGCCCCCGAGGAGGGCACGGTCGAGATCCCGGGCTTCATCGAGACGACGTTCGACGGCTCTGCCTCGCCACCCGCCCTTGTTGAGCTCGGCCGGCACCTCTTCCACGATCGACGCTTGTCCGTCAACGAGGCGCGCGCCTGTGCCACCTGCCACGAGCAGAAAAAGGGCTTCACCGATGGTTTTGCGCGTTCGATTGGCGCCACCTTGCAGGTGCACCCCCGCAACGCACCGACGCTCACGAACGTGGTGCACCGGCCGCTCCTCAACTGGCGACACCCAACGCCCACGTCTCTCGAAGCGCAGCTCTTGGTGCCCCTGCTCGGGACCGCGCCCGTCGAGATGGGGATGGACGGCCTCGAAAACGAGCTGCTGTCCCGCCTCGCGAACGAGCCCACCTACCAGACGCTTTTCGCGGCGGCCTTTCCCGAGCCGGCGCCTTTCGGGCCCGGCCTCATCAGCCTCGAGCGCGCTGCGCAGGCGATTGCAGCGTTCGAGCGCACGCTCGTCAGTGACGATTCGCCCTTCGATCGGTTTCGGCGCGGCCAGCCGGGTGCGCTTTCGGAGGTGGCCCGTGAAGGCATGGCTGTCTTCTTTGGTCCGCGAGGGGGCTGCGGCCAGTGTCACAATGGCCCCGATCTCGACCGTACCAGCACCCAGGTCACGGACCCGCCCGGCTATTTCAACGTGGGGCTTTACGACCTGGATGGCGCGGGCGCCTATCCCGCAGGAAACCAGGGGCTCGTGGAGGCCACGGGCGTGGCCAGCGACATGGGACGCTTTCGTGTGCCCACCCTCCGCAACGTGGCCGTCACCGGCCCCTATTTCCACGACGGCTCCACGTCGTCGCTTCGGCAAGCCATTCAGATTCATCTCGACGGAGGCCGCTGGGTGCCCGAAGGGCCCCGCGCAGGCGACGGCCGCATGAACCCGTTGCGGGATCCGCGCCTTGCGCCCCGAATCCTCTCCGCGCGCGAGCTTTGGGCCCTGGAGGTCTTCCTCCGCCATGTGACGGACGAAGGCTTTTTGACCAACCCGGCGTTCGCCGATCCGTGGCCCTCGCGCTAG
- a CDS encoding helix-turn-helix domain-containing protein, with protein sequence MWPFAETVLLWRLHRGLTQVDLAKAAGISRPNLCAIENGVREVTLPTLRALACALDITPGVLADGRSPYGEPLSMSRDEMERVARAAALGLQEPKWAQLVACLRTLTVSRRALNGGRKDKPESRRATLQAHLMLKAMVSADTLQSLLSRLSAYAGQT encoded by the coding sequence ATGTGGCCCTTCGCGGAAACAGTTTTGCTGTGGCGACTTCATCGCGGACTGACACAGGTTGACCTGGCCAAAGCCGCAGGCATCTCCCGCCCGAACCTTTGCGCCATCGAAAACGGTGTACGCGAAGTCACGCTCCCCACCTTGCGCGCCCTGGCATGTGCGCTTGACATAACGCCGGGTGTGCTTGCGGATGGTCGCTCCCCCTACGGCGAGCCCTTGTCGATGTCTCGCGACGAGATGGAGCGCGTGGCGCGCGCCGCTGCGCTGGGGCTGCAAGAGCCGAAGTGGGCGCAACTCGTCGCCTGCCTGCGTACCCTCACCGTGTCCCGCCGAGCTCTCAATGGTGGCAGAAAGGACAAACCTGAAAGTCGCCGGGCCACGCTGCAGGCGCACCTGATGCTCAAGGCCATGGTGAGCGCTGACACCCTACAAAGTTTGCTATCGCGCCTCAGCGCCTACGCAGGGCAAACGTGA
- a CDS encoding ABC transporter ATP-binding protein/permease has translation MRPAATFGRLFALLAVNRGALAGAAALQLGQALTYMPFAAGVTWFVDHVLGRARALGHKQVLLWMAVYVAGNVALWFVHAAFTLAAFASSQRLSRSATARLRCQVVEQLQRLSLTFFARKGPGALSNQLTVDSNRVESFFSFVTGNLFSNVVLGVATTLYLLWLNPLLAATATGVLSLQFATLSALQARVNRAHAHLQVQGEDFASAMSEFLMSIKPARSLGYDSAAAASLTTRIHSMREAGLGASIASTRMALRLQMVQQLAPPVLWCVGGWLFVTGRSTLGELVGFMALTGFVQSGMQAFTNGFEQWLAARPGFEALLHLLDAQEVEDFVDAKTDKRPRGEVVFDDVTFEVTVEGKPRALLQNVSFTIAPGETVGIVGPSGAGKSTLLDLLVAFHRPTSGRILYDGVDVAELGRKTIRQCTALLGQEPFLWNASLGDNIRVGRPDASMSEIEAAARRAGLSALLDGRPEGLDAPVGERGTLLSGGERQRVALARLFLRDPVFVVLDEPTSALDNQTEATLVPEITALCRGRTAFIVAHRLHTLAQVDRVLRLEGGRLVDGGQARPGPLEGGGHSSH, from the coding sequence ATGCGTCCTGCCGCGACTTTTGGGCGCTTGTTCGCCCTGCTCGCCGTCAATCGGGGCGCCTTGGCCGGGGCTGCCGCGTTGCAGTTGGGGCAAGCGCTAACGTATATGCCGTTCGCCGCGGGCGTGACCTGGTTCGTGGATCATGTTCTGGGTCGCGCACGAGCGCTTGGACACAAGCAGGTCCTGCTGTGGATGGCGGTTTACGTGGCGGGCAACGTGGCGTTGTGGTTCGTGCATGCCGCCTTCACGCTTGCCGCCTTCGCGTCGAGCCAACGCTTGTCGCGCTCCGCAACGGCACGACTGCGGTGCCAAGTGGTCGAGCAGCTGCAGCGCCTGTCGCTCACCTTCTTTGCCCGCAAAGGGCCAGGTGCCCTGTCGAATCAGCTTACCGTCGACAGCAACCGGGTGGAATCCTTCTTTTCATTCGTTACAGGCAATCTGTTCTCCAACGTTGTCTTGGGTGTGGCCACCACCCTCTACCTTTTGTGGCTAAACCCCCTTTTGGCCGCCACCGCCACCGGTGTGTTGTCACTTCAGTTCGCCACGCTTTCTGCTTTGCAGGCACGCGTGAATAGGGCTCACGCTCATTTGCAGGTGCAGGGAGAGGACTTCGCCTCGGCGATGTCGGAGTTCTTGATGTCGATCAAGCCGGCGCGAAGCTTGGGGTACGACTCAGCGGCCGCCGCTTCCCTGACCACGCGCATTCACTCGATGCGTGAGGCTGGGTTGGGTGCCAGCATCGCCTCCACGCGTATGGCTCTGCGTCTTCAGATGGTGCAGCAGTTGGCGCCTCCCGTGCTTTGGTGTGTCGGCGGCTGGTTGTTCGTGACCGGTAGGTCAACCTTGGGGGAACTCGTGGGCTTCATGGCACTCACGGGTTTCGTGCAATCAGGAATGCAAGCCTTTACGAACGGCTTTGAGCAATGGTTGGCTGCACGCCCTGGCTTCGAGGCGCTTCTGCACCTCTTGGACGCTCAAGAGGTCGAAGATTTCGTTGACGCGAAGACCGACAAGCGCCCGCGGGGTGAGGTGGTGTTCGATGATGTCACGTTCGAGGTGACCGTGGAGGGAAAGCCACGTGCGCTCTTGCAAAACGTATCGTTCACGATCGCACCAGGCGAAACAGTGGGCATCGTGGGGCCGAGCGGCGCGGGCAAGAGCACCTTGCTTGATTTGTTGGTCGCCTTCCACCGCCCGACCTCGGGGCGCATCTTGTACGATGGCGTCGATGTGGCCGAACTGGGTCGCAAGACGATTCGTCAATGCACGGCACTTCTCGGGCAAGAGCCCTTTCTTTGGAACGCGAGCCTGGGCGACAACATCCGGGTGGGACGCCCGGACGCTTCGATGAGTGAGATTGAAGCGGCTGCGCGCCGTGCAGGGCTTTCGGCGTTGTTGGATGGTCGCCCCGAAGGCCTCGACGCCCCCGTGGGCGAACGGGGCACGTTGCTGAGTGGCGGGGAACGTCAACGTGTGGCGTTGGCACGCCTTTTTTTGCGTGATCCTGTGTTCGTGGTCCTCGACGAACCTACGAGCGCGCTCGACAACCAAACGGAAGCCACCCTGGTCCCTGAAATCACGGCCTTGTGCCGAGGTCGCACCGCTTTCATCGTCGCCCACCGCCTGCATACGCTGGCGCAAGTCGATAGAGTGCTGCGTCTTGAAGGCGGGCGATTGGTTGACGGCGGCCAAGCCAGACCGGGGCCACTTGAAGGAGGGGGGCACTCAAGCCATTGA
- a CDS encoding ATP-binding protein translates to MNPIYNPFAPGAGTQPPELSGRDDVIRNATIALDRLRIGRPARSQMLLGLRGVGKTVLLNRIAHLAEERDYLTVLLEAPEDRRLAEMLVPPLRSMLFKLSRMERTKDVARRALAVLRAFAGALKVSAGEVEFGVNPETGTADSGSLEADLPELLMEVASAAKQADKAVALFVDEAHYLVERDLSALIVSIHKLGQRGLPFVVFGAGLPQLAALAGEARSYAERLFDYPDVGPLPPNAAADAIRTPLGREGVAIDQAALDLIVEQTKGYPYFLQEWAAQAWDVTERSPITIQDARRAKEQSVVQLDKGFFRVRLDRLTPRERDYMRAMAELGPGPHRSGDIAQTLSMDVTTAGPLRNGLIKKGMIFSPQHGDTAFTVPMFDEFMRRSMPEWVPGSPAAASKKKPRRKT, encoded by the coding sequence ATGAATCCGATCTACAACCCCTTTGCGCCCGGCGCTGGCACTCAGCCTCCGGAGCTGTCGGGCCGCGACGACGTCATCCGAAACGCGACCATTGCACTCGACCGACTCCGCATCGGGCGTCCGGCGCGCAGCCAAATGCTTCTTGGCCTACGGGGCGTGGGCAAGACCGTTCTGCTCAATCGCATCGCTCACCTCGCCGAGGAGCGGGACTACCTGACGGTGCTACTCGAAGCGCCAGAGGACCGGCGCCTCGCCGAGATGCTCGTTCCTCCGCTACGGTCGATGCTGTTCAAACTCAGCCGAATGGAAAGAACCAAGGATGTCGCCCGGCGCGCGCTGGCGGTGTTACGTGCGTTCGCTGGCGCATTGAAGGTGTCCGCCGGAGAGGTCGAGTTCGGAGTGAATCCTGAAACGGGCACTGCGGATTCGGGCAGTCTCGAGGCGGACCTTCCCGAGCTGTTGATGGAAGTGGCGAGCGCTGCCAAGCAGGCCGACAAAGCCGTGGCGCTGTTCGTGGATGAAGCCCATTACCTCGTCGAGCGAGACCTCTCCGCTTTAATCGTCTCGATACATAAGTTGGGCCAACGAGGACTGCCGTTCGTCGTCTTCGGCGCCGGGTTGCCGCAACTGGCAGCGCTGGCCGGAGAGGCGAGGTCCTACGCCGAACGACTCTTCGATTATCCCGACGTCGGGCCACTCCCCCCCAATGCGGCGGCTGACGCGATCCGGACGCCTCTTGGACGAGAGGGAGTCGCCATCGACCAGGCCGCGCTCGATCTCATCGTTGAGCAGACCAAAGGGTATCCCTACTTCCTGCAGGAATGGGCGGCGCAAGCCTGGGATGTCACCGAACGGTCGCCGATCACCATACAGGATGCTCGCCGCGCCAAAGAACAGTCGGTCGTTCAACTCGACAAGGGGTTCTTTCGCGTGCGTCTCGATCGTCTGACTCCGCGCGAGCGGGACTACATGCGTGCCATGGCTGAACTGGGACCGGGGCCCCATCGCTCTGGCGACATCGCTCAAACGCTCTCGATGGACGTCACCACCGCCGGTCCGCTCCGAAACGGGCTCATAAAAAAAGGCATGATTTTCAGCCCTCAACATGGGGACACAGCGTTCACCGTTCCCATGTTCGACGAGTTCATGCGTCGGTCGATGCCGGAGTGGGTGCCGGGTTCACCGGCCGCCGCCAGCAAGAAGAAGCCCCGCCGAAAGACGTAG
- a CDS encoding CDP-alcohol phosphatidyltransferase family protein: protein MLWADLLSLVRIPLGVVFLFVADWPIGALGVIALAGLTDMLDGYVARRVMGPRAGGRHRGDWLDPLCDKIFVAFMLAGLVFVRGTPWLFVLVLLLRDLLQVVSLGVLALIPALHRRPYDYRANRLGKLTTVFQFLAALVILAGQPPPWPLAIVTASLGVTSLVTYIARVRAPAAAPLP from the coding sequence GTGTTGTGGGCCGACCTGCTCTCGCTCGTGCGCATCCCCTTGGGGGTGGTGTTTCTGTTCGTGGCGGACTGGCCGATCGGGGCGCTGGGGGTCATCGCCCTCGCGGGGCTTACGGACATGCTCGACGGCTACGTAGCCCGGCGGGTGATGGGGCCGCGCGCGGGGGGCCGGCATCGTGGAGATTGGCTGGATCCCCTGTGCGATAAAATCTTCGTGGCGTTCATGCTGGCGGGACTCGTGTTCGTGCGCGGCACACCCTGGCTCTTCGTGCTCGTGTTGTTGCTGCGCGACCTGCTTCAGGTGGTGTCCCTGGGCGTGCTGGCGCTCATCCCCGCCTTGCACCGGAGGCCCTATGACTACCGCGCGAACCGGCTCGGCAAGTTGACCACGGTGTTCCAGTTTTTGGCTGCCCTCGTGATCTTGGCCGGGCAGCCTCCCCCGTGGCCACTGGCGATCGTGACCGCCTCGCTCGGCGTGACCAGCTTGGTCACGTACATCGCGCGGGTGCGCGCGCCCGCGGCCGCGCCCCTTCCCTGA
- a CDS encoding YeeE/YedE family protein: MTRKDLWALASGFLFAIGLGLGGMTQPARVTGFLDLFGAWDPSLLFVMGGAVIVHMPVALWMRRQLAAAPVGGCGVPVGGASARLGDPRLLGGAALFGVGWGLSGYCPGPALAAVGALRASGMVFFLGMASTMMAYEWLRARQGAVRDPALG; encoded by the coding sequence ATGACCCGCAAAGATCTCTGGGCGCTGGCAAGCGGGTTCCTGTTCGCCATCGGTCTCGGCCTCGGTGGCATGACACAGCCGGCACGGGTCACCGGCTTTCTCGATCTGTTCGGGGCGTGGGACCCTTCGTTGTTGTTCGTGATGGGCGGGGCCGTGATCGTGCACATGCCCGTGGCGCTGTGGATGCGGCGGCAGCTTGCCGCAGCCCCGGTGGGTGGCTGTGGCGTGCCCGTCGGGGGCGCATCGGCCCGCCTCGGGGACCCGCGGCTTCTGGGAGGCGCAGCGCTCTTCGGCGTGGGGTGGGGGCTCAGTGGGTATTGCCCGGGTCCTGCCCTGGCGGCCGTGGGCGCGTTGCGCGCGTCGGGCATGGTGTTCTTTTTGGGAATGGCCAGCACCATGATGGCCTACGAATGGCTCCGGGCCCGCCAGGGCGCCGTCCGCGATCCCGCCCTGGGTTGA
- a CDS encoding YeeE/YedE family protein: MDEAWLLALAGGGLIGLASSLLLVCARETAGISGILSGALAPDVAPQERSWRVMFVTGLVLGGLALLVARPARFSPGLRSLPVALLAGALVGLGTRLSGGCTSGHGVCGLSRLSGRSLVATVTFIAAGVMTVWAFGPGAPR; encoded by the coding sequence ATCGATGAAGCCTGGTTGCTTGCCCTGGCCGGCGGAGGTCTGATCGGCCTCGCGTCGTCTCTCTTGCTGGTGTGTGCCCGCGAAACCGCGGGAATCAGCGGCATCCTCTCCGGCGCACTCGCGCCCGACGTGGCGCCGCAAGAGCGTTCGTGGCGGGTGATGTTCGTGACGGGTTTGGTGCTGGGAGGGCTGGCTCTGCTGGTGGCGCGGCCTGCGCGTTTTTCTCCCGGGCTGCGGAGCCTGCCCGTGGCCCTTTTGGCCGGGGCGCTCGTGGGTCTTGGCACCCGGCTGTCCGGGGGCTGCACCAGCGGCCACGGCGTCTGTGGGCTGAGCCGTCTCTCCGGGCGCTCGCTGGTGGCCACCGTGACCTTCATCGCCGCGGGCGTGATGACCGTGTGGGCCTTCGGCCCGGGAGCGCCCCGATGA
- a CDS encoding di-heme enzyme, with product MTARALGAALLAAGLGVGCGGETPAPQAYAWNLPPGFPTPRVPADNPMSAAKVELGRHLFYDTQISGNGAQSCASCHEQALAFSDGRPVSVGSTGESTPRGSMALVNVAYNGTQTWANPALTTLEQQIPIPLFGEAPVELGVSGNEATVLGRLMQDARYPALFAAAFPDEPAALTLANVVKALASFTRTLISGQSPFDRYTYQNDKTALSASALRGLELFFTERLECFHCHGGFNFSSSVTHDGAVFAERAFHNTGLFNIGGNGGFPPGNRGLFEFTGVREDMGKFRAPTLRNIALTAPYMHDGSLPTLDAVIDFYAAGGRVITEGPLAGDGRANPFKSRFVPGFTLTPQERADLLAFLNSLTDLAFVQNPALAKP from the coding sequence ATGACCGCCCGCGCGCTGGGAGCGGCCCTGCTGGCCGCGGGCCTCGGCGTGGGCTGCGGAGGCGAAACCCCCGCGCCGCAGGCCTACGCCTGGAACCTGCCGCCCGGGTTTCCCACGCCGCGGGTGCCCGCCGACAACCCGATGAGCGCCGCCAAGGTGGAACTGGGGCGGCATTTGTTTTACGACACCCAGATCTCGGGCAACGGCGCCCAGTCGTGTGCGTCGTGCCACGAGCAAGCGCTGGCGTTCAGCGATGGCCGCCCCGTCTCCGTTGGCTCGACCGGTGAGTCCACGCCGCGGGGTTCGATGGCGCTGGTCAACGTGGCCTATAACGGCACCCAGACCTGGGCGAATCCCGCGCTCACCACCTTGGAGCAGCAGATCCCCATCCCGCTCTTCGGTGAAGCCCCCGTCGAGCTCGGGGTCAGTGGGAACGAAGCCACGGTTCTGGGGCGGCTCATGCAGGACGCGCGCTACCCTGCGCTCTTCGCAGCGGCCTTTCCCGACGAGCCTGCCGCGCTCACGCTCGCCAACGTGGTCAAGGCGCTGGCCAGCTTCACCCGCACGCTGATCTCGGGGCAATCGCCCTTCGATCGCTACACCTACCAGAACGACAAAACCGCGCTGTCGGCGTCGGCCTTGCGTGGCCTCGAGCTGTTCTTCACGGAGCGGCTCGAATGCTTCCACTGCCACGGGGGCTTCAACTTCTCGTCGTCCGTGACCCACGACGGTGCGGTCTTCGCCGAACGCGCGTTCCACAACACGGGGCTCTTCAACATCGGGGGCAACGGCGGATTTCCGCCGGGCAACCGAGGCTTGTTCGAGTTCACGGGCGTCAGGGAAGACATGGGCAAGTTCCGCGCGCCCACTCTCCGTAACATCGCCTTGACGGCGCCCTACATGCACGACGGCAGCTTGCCCACGCTCGACGCCGTGATCGATTTTTACGCCGCCGGCGGGCGCGTGATCACCGAGGGACCGCTGGCGGGCGATGGCCGCGCCAACCCGTTCAAGAGCCGTTTCGTTCCAGGCTTTACGCTGACGCCGCAAGAGCGGGCCGATCTGCTGGCCTTCTTGAACAGCCTCACCGATCTTGCCTTCGTGCAAAACCCAGCCCTGGCCAAGCCGTAA
- a CDS encoding metallo-mystery pair system four-Cys motif protein: protein MVTRRKSSLPRSGRARAAAASTCLLAGGLLLAACGDEAEDATPLAITFTPRVGAQPFACGTSYPGLGSAASSVSFADFRLFVSDVEAVDTAGALHPLALVPDGKWQNEHTALLDFENAVGACGELGTTETNGTLNVTGNVKNMTKLRFTLGVPEAQNHQNVGLAPAPLSLGAMFWSWQGGYKFLRLDFASEAPGAAAPTPFLVHLGSTGCQSASQTEAPATACGRPNRVTVELTGFDPARPQVVVDVATLLAGSNLGVNTPNTAPGCMSAPDDPECLALMPNLGLDVATGQCVSGCAAQKLFRIE, encoded by the coding sequence ATGGTGACCCGACGTAAATCATCGCTTCCCCGGAGCGGCCGCGCACGCGCCGCCGCCGCCTCGACGTGCCTCCTCGCGGGCGGTTTGCTGCTTGCGGCCTGCGGAGACGAGGCCGAAGACGCCACGCCTTTGGCGATCACCTTCACGCCGCGTGTGGGCGCCCAGCCCTTCGCCTGTGGCACCTCGTATCCAGGCCTGGGCAGCGCGGCCTCGTCGGTCAGCTTCGCCGACTTTCGGCTTTTCGTCTCTGACGTCGAGGCCGTGGATACCGCAGGCGCTCTCCACCCGCTGGCGCTCGTTCCCGATGGCAAATGGCAAAACGAGCACACCGCGCTCCTCGACTTCGAGAACGCCGTGGGCGCCTGTGGCGAGCTCGGCACCACCGAAACGAACGGCACCCTCAACGTCACGGGCAACGTGAAAAACATGACGAAGCTGCGCTTCACCCTGGGCGTGCCCGAAGCGCAAAACCACCAGAACGTGGGGCTGGCCCCCGCGCCGCTCAGCCTGGGGGCCATGTTCTGGAGCTGGCAGGGGGGCTACAAGTTCTTGCGGCTCGACTTTGCGAGCGAAGCGCCCGGCGCCGCGGCCCCCACCCCCTTCCTCGTGCACCTTGGGAGCACCGGGTGCCAATCGGCCAGCCAAACCGAGGCCCCTGCGACCGCCTGCGGGCGCCCCAACCGCGTGACTGTCGAGCTTACCGGGTTCGATCCCGCACGCCCCCAGGTGGTGGTGGATGTGGCGACGCTGCTCGCCGGATCGAACCTGGGCGTGAACACCCCGAACACCGCTCCCGGGTGCATGTCGGCTCCCGACGATCCAGAATGCCTGGCGTTGATGCCCAACCTGGGCCTGGATGTGGCCACGGGCCAGTGTGTGAGCGGATGCGCCGCCCAAAAACTCTTCCGTATCGAATGA
- a CDS encoding sensor histidine kinase, translating to MSSDKDSPTRINLDWLYRLRWGAVFGQIVTIVVAHFGLGVALPLPALSSIVATEVVFNLGVRAWQRRARRIEPRHLVWGLGFDIVTLTLLLLLSGGPHNPFSFLYLVYIALAAVVLTPRWTWSLVALAAVGSALLFVVPSHHLHIHGDGDGLFNLHLQGMWVAFTVAASFIVYFVMRVRRALAEREAELQAIHAAAERNERLSALATLAAGAAHELATPLGTIATVAKELERALKLGHSGPELLEDAQLMRAEVERCRQVLQQMSADTGATMADGFETFRVSALLDEVLAQLPAARGTVDLAWRAPAPQALLKAPRAPLRQALTNVIKNGWDACEAAGRPPRVEVEGSLAAGYVELRIRDHGAGMSAEVMTRAGEPFFSTKPTGKGMGLGLFVARSVTERLGGRVVIDSRLGEGTEVRLTLPATAAREAA from the coding sequence ATGAGCTCGGACAAAGACAGCCCCACCCGCATCAACCTCGACTGGCTCTATCGGCTCCGGTGGGGGGCGGTGTTCGGGCAGATCGTCACGATCGTGGTGGCGCACTTCGGGCTGGGCGTCGCGCTGCCCTTGCCTGCGCTTTCGTCTATCGTGGCCACCGAGGTCGTGTTCAACCTGGGCGTGCGCGCGTGGCAGCGCCGGGCGCGCAGGATCGAGCCGCGGCATCTCGTGTGGGGCCTGGGCTTCGACATCGTGACCCTTACCTTGCTGCTTTTGCTTTCTGGGGGGCCCCACAACCCGTTCAGCTTTCTTTACCTCGTGTACATCGCGCTCGCGGCGGTGGTGCTGACGCCCCGGTGGACCTGGTCTTTGGTGGCGTTGGCGGCCGTGGGTTCGGCGCTGCTCTTCGTGGTGCCTAGCCATCACCTGCACATCCACGGCGACGGTGATGGGCTCTTCAATCTTCACCTCCAGGGCATGTGGGTGGCGTTCACGGTGGCGGCCAGCTTCATCGTGTATTTCGTGATGCGCGTGCGGCGCGCCCTGGCCGAACGCGAAGCCGAACTGCAGGCCATCCACGCCGCGGCCGAGCGGAACGAACGCCTGTCGGCGCTGGCCACGCTGGCCGCGGGAGCCGCGCACGAGCTGGCCACACCGCTCGGAACGATCGCCACGGTGGCCAAAGAGCTGGAACGCGCCTTGAAGCTCGGCCACTCGGGACCTGAGCTGCTCGAAGACGCGCAGCTCATGCGGGCCGAGGTGGAAAGGTGTCGCCAGGTGTTGCAGCAAATGTCGGCGGACACGGGCGCGACGATGGCCGACGGGTTCGAGACGTTCCGGGTGAGCGCGCTGCTCGATGAGGTGCTCGCGCAGCTGCCCGCCGCGCGCGGGACCGTGGATCTGGCCTGGCGCGCGCCGGCCCCGCAGGCCTTGCTCAAGGCCCCGCGGGCGCCCCTGCGCCAAGCCCTGACCAACGTGATCAAAAACGGCTGGGACGCTTGCGAAGCCGCAGGGCGGCCGCCGCGTGTGGAAGTAGAGGGCAGCCTCGCCGCGGGGTACGTCGAGCTGCGCATCCGTGATCACGGCGCGGGCATGTCGGCCGAGGTGATGACCCGTGCCGGCGAGCCGTTTTTTTCCACCAAACCAACCGGCAAGGGGATGGGGCTTGGGCTCTTCGTGGCCCGCAGTGTCACCGAGCGTCTCGGCGGCCGCGTGGTCATCGATTCACGGCTCGGGGAAGGCACGGAGGTCCGCCTCACCTTGCCGGCCACGGCCGCGCGGGAGGCGGCATGA
- a CDS encoding response regulator, with translation MTEPNAQRLLLVDDDETFRERLARALRARGFDVDTADGPDVAMAVARRVHPQVAIVDLRMPKGSGLELVGSLHALDAQMHILVLTGYGSIATAVEATRLGAAGYLAKPADADDVLRALADPAADSEAEANTPSLARVEWEHINRVLADCEGNLSEAARRLGIHRRSLQRKLQKYPPRR, from the coding sequence ATGACCGAACCCAACGCCCAACGCCTTCTGCTGGTGGACGACGACGAGACCTTTCGCGAGCGCCTGGCTCGCGCGCTGCGGGCCCGTGGCTTCGACGTCGACACGGCCGATGGGCCCGACGTTGCGATGGCCGTGGCCCGTCGGGTGCATCCGCAGGTGGCCATCGTGGACCTGCGTATGCCCAAGGGGTCGGGCTTGGAGCTGGTGGGCAGCCTGCACGCCCTCGACGCCCAGATGCACATCCTGGTGCTCACCGGTTACGGCAGCATCGCCACCGCCGTCGAGGCGACACGGCTGGGCGCGGCCGGATACCTCGCCAAACCGGCCGATGCCGACGACGTGCTTCGCGCGCTCGCAGATCCAGCGGCCGACAGCGAAGCCGAGGCCAACACACCCAGCCTGGCGCGGGTCGAGTGGGAACACATCAACCGCGTGCTGGCCGATTGTGAAGGCAACCTCTCTGAAGCGGCGCGGCGGCTCGGCATTCATCGTCGCTCGCTGCAGCGCAAGCTCCAGAAGTATCCGCCGAGGCGCTAA
- a CDS encoding nucleotidyltransferase, whose protein sequence is MDLFAELSALLAQMQQRQVDYAICGGIALAVHGVPRATQDIDLLIPEAFLPALRESARAAGFVFETEPLAFGSGVTIVRFTKILADGQPLMLDALLAEGALLRIWEGRQTLDFEGGTVVVVSREGLISLKLAAGRPQDVSDVQRLSEVSRG, encoded by the coding sequence ATGGACTTGTTCGCGGAGTTGAGTGCGCTGCTGGCACAGATGCAACAACGTCAGGTCGACTACGCCATCTGCGGGGGCATCGCCCTGGCGGTTCACGGCGTTCCGCGGGCAACTCAGGACATCGACCTTCTGATTCCGGAGGCATTTCTGCCCGCTCTGCGCGAGAGCGCCCGGGCCGCTGGCTTCGTCTTCGAAACGGAACCTCTCGCGTTTGGCAGCGGGGTGACCATCGTGCGGTTCACCAAGATCCTTGCAGATGGGCAGCCGCTGATGCTGGATGCGCTTTTGGCCGAGGGGGCCTTGTTGCGAATCTGGGAGGGGCGACAAACCCTCGACTTCGAGGGCGGGACCGTGGTGGTGGTGTCGCGGGAAGGGCTGATCTCCCTCAAGCTTGCCGCCGGCCGTCCCCAGGACGTCTCGGATGTGCAAAGACTGAGCGAGGTGAGTCGTGGTTGA